The proteins below are encoded in one region of Amycolatopsis magusensis:
- a CDS encoding carbohydrate ABC transporter permease has translation MIRRKRVFSYTSLVLISLVMLVPLVVIFLGSLKEDAEFRGSGPFTPPENWFNLSNYATALVDGGMVGAFANTLIILVTSVTGTVLIGSMAAYAIDRFSFRLRRAVLAAFLLATLVPSVTTQVATFQVVNQLGLFDTRAAAIALFMGTDIVSIYIFVQFMRSIPRELDEAAALDGASRLGIYWRIILPMLKPAIATVVIIKGIAIYNEFYIPFLYMPSRDLGVISTSLFRFKGPFSAQWEVISAGVIIVVLPTLLVFLLLQRWIYQGFASGATK, from the coding sequence ATGATCCGGCGGAAAAGGGTGTTCTCCTACACCTCGCTGGTCCTGATCAGCCTGGTGATGCTCGTGCCGCTGGTGGTGATCTTCCTCGGCTCGCTCAAGGAGGACGCCGAGTTCCGGGGCAGCGGGCCCTTCACCCCGCCGGAGAACTGGTTCAACCTGAGCAACTACGCCACCGCGCTGGTCGACGGCGGCATGGTGGGTGCCTTCGCCAACACCCTGATCATCCTCGTCACCTCGGTCACCGGCACCGTGCTCATCGGCTCGATGGCCGCCTACGCCATCGACCGCTTCAGCTTCCGGCTGCGGCGGGCCGTGCTGGCCGCGTTCCTGCTCGCCACGCTGGTGCCGAGCGTGACCACGCAGGTGGCCACCTTCCAGGTGGTCAACCAGCTCGGGTTGTTCGACACGCGGGCGGCGGCGATCGCCCTGTTCATGGGCACCGACATCGTTTCGATCTACATCTTCGTCCAGTTCATGCGCTCGATCCCGCGGGAACTGGACGAAGCCGCCGCTCTCGACGGCGCGTCCCGGCTCGGGATCTACTGGCGGATCATCCTGCCGATGCTCAAACCCGCCATCGCCACCGTGGTGATCATCAAGGGCATCGCCATCTACAACGAGTTCTACATCCCCTTCCTGTACATGCCTTCGCGCGACCTCGGGGTCATCTCCACCTCGCTGTTCCGGTTCAAGGGCCCGTTCAGCGCGCAGTGGGAGGTCATCTCGGCGGGCGTGATCATCGTCGTGCTGCCCACCCTGCTGGTCTTCCTGCTGCTGCAGCGCTGGATCTACCAGGGCTTCGCCTCCGGTGCGACCAAGTGA
- a CDS encoding ABC transporter substrate-binding protein, whose amino-acid sequence MKRRSRILVLAAAGLVALSGCSAGSDSGADGRIDGEITVLTQRTDLVDTVFEQYKQEFAKLHPEVKVTFQGITDYEGEVKIRMSSQDYGDVLLIPESITPEQLPSYFEPLGDAAELEKKYRFVPEQTFEGKAYGIAITGNAFGFVYNKKLWQQAGVTAPPTTPAQFLDALRAIGEKTDATPLYTNYRNGWPLAQWEDLRASVAGQPDVITRLADSDAPWTPGDPQEIVDTLLFDAVAGKLTEEDPTTTDWETSKKAIGEGKIATMVLGSWALTQVRELSATPEDLGYLPFPAQVGGRFHSAIAGDYKNAVSVHSKNKDAARAWVDWFADKSGYATAQGGFTPLLGGPEPDSLTDFEDLGVTYFELDRSKDALVKKIDKTAEIGLYQPTYRQTLIDAARGANGKSKEDVFGELNQRWAEAKSQVTS is encoded by the coding sequence ATGAAGCGCAGAAGCAGGATCCTGGTGCTCGCGGCGGCCGGGCTCGTGGCCCTGTCCGGGTGTTCGGCCGGGAGCGATTCGGGGGCCGACGGCCGGATCGACGGCGAGATCACCGTGCTCACCCAGCGGACCGACCTGGTCGACACCGTGTTCGAGCAGTACAAGCAGGAGTTCGCCAAGCTGCACCCCGAGGTCAAGGTCACCTTCCAGGGGATCACCGACTACGAGGGCGAAGTCAAGATCCGGATGAGCAGCCAGGACTACGGCGACGTGCTGCTCATCCCCGAATCGATCACCCCGGAGCAGCTGCCCTCCTACTTCGAGCCGCTCGGGGACGCCGCCGAACTGGAGAAGAAGTACCGGTTCGTCCCGGAGCAGACCTTCGAAGGCAAGGCGTACGGCATCGCCATCACCGGCAACGCCTTCGGGTTCGTCTACAACAAGAAGCTCTGGCAGCAGGCGGGGGTCACCGCCCCGCCGACCACGCCCGCGCAGTTCCTCGACGCCCTGCGCGCGATCGGCGAGAAGACCGACGCGACCCCGCTGTACACCAACTACCGCAACGGCTGGCCGCTCGCGCAGTGGGAGGACCTCCGCGCCTCGGTGGCCGGGCAGCCCGACGTCATCACGCGGCTGGCCGATTCCGACGCGCCCTGGACCCCCGGTGACCCCCAGGAGATCGTCGACACGCTCCTTTTCGACGCGGTGGCCGGGAAACTGACCGAAGAAGACCCGACGACGACCGACTGGGAAACCTCCAAGAAGGCGATCGGCGAGGGCAAGATCGCCACGATGGTGCTCGGTTCCTGGGCGCTGACCCAGGTGCGCGAACTGTCGGCCACCCCGGAGGACCTCGGCTACCTCCCCTTCCCTGCCCAGGTCGGCGGCAGGTTCCACTCCGCGATCGCCGGTGACTACAAGAACGCGGTCAGCGTGCACTCGAAGAACAAGGACGCCGCCAGGGCGTGGGTGGACTGGTTCGCCGACAAGTCCGGCTACGCCACCGCGCAGGGCGGGTTCACCCCGCTGCTGGGCGGCCCGGAACCGGACAGCCTCACCGACTTCGAGGACCTCGGCGTGACCTACTTCGAGCTGGACCGGAGCAAGGACGCGCTGGTCAAGAAGATCGACAAGACCGCGGAGATCGGGCTCTACCAGCCCACGTACCGCCAGACGCTGATCGACGCGGCCCGCGGCGCGAACGGGAAGTCCAAAGAGGACGTGTTCGGCGAGCTGAACCAGCGGTGGGCCGAGGCGAAGTCGCAGGTGACCTCCTGA
- a CDS encoding carbohydrate ABC transporter permease, which translates to MGRGEVAGDLLTATITGREAAAVRRPATRRRGGATPWLFLLAPLLLLALFTYVPVVSMFFYSVTDWDGLSPRQEFVGTENYEQIVSRAELVDVLGVSLYYFGAAFVQLALALYFATVLSFRVRFANLFKGIIFFPYLINGVAIGFVFLYFFRPEGTLDALLSVTGLDGHPWLGDPDTVNYSLAGVSVWRYLGLNFVLFLGAIQSISPHLYEAAELDGANRWQQFRHIILPSIRNIVGLTAILAIAGSLSVFEIPYIMTGGANGSKTFVIQTIDLAFKFGKVGLASAMAVVLLVLILLVTWVQRRLVPEDEVRA; encoded by the coding sequence GTGGGCCGAGGCGAAGTCGCAGGTGACCTCCTGACCGCCACGATCACCGGGCGCGAGGCCGCGGCGGTGCGGCGGCCCGCGACCCGGCGGCGCGGCGGGGCCACCCCGTGGCTGTTCCTCCTGGCCCCGCTGCTCCTGCTCGCCCTGTTCACCTACGTGCCCGTGGTGAGCATGTTCTTCTACAGCGTCACCGACTGGGACGGGCTGAGCCCGCGCCAGGAGTTCGTCGGCACGGAGAACTACGAGCAGATCGTCAGCCGGGCCGAGCTGGTCGACGTGCTCGGGGTCAGCCTGTACTACTTCGGCGCGGCCTTCGTGCAGCTCGCGCTGGCGCTGTACTTCGCCACCGTGCTCAGCTTCCGGGTCCGGTTCGCGAACCTGTTCAAGGGCATCATCTTCTTCCCCTACCTGATCAACGGCGTGGCGATCGGCTTCGTCTTCCTCTACTTCTTCCGTCCGGAAGGGACACTGGACGCGCTGCTGTCGGTCACCGGCCTCGACGGCCACCCCTGGCTCGGCGATCCGGACACGGTGAACTACTCGCTCGCCGGGGTTTCGGTGTGGCGCTACCTCGGCCTGAACTTCGTGCTCTTCCTCGGCGCCATCCAGTCGATCTCCCCGCACCTGTACGAAGCGGCGGAACTGGACGGGGCGAACCGGTGGCAGCAGTTCCGCCACATCATCCTGCCCAGCATCCGCAACATCGTCGGCCTCACCGCGATCCTGGCGATCGCGGGCTCGCTGTCGGTGTTCGAGATCCCCTACATCATGACCGGCGGCGCCAACGGCAGCAAAACCTTCGTCATCCAGACCATCGACCTGGCGTTCAAGTTCGGCAAGGTCGGGCTGGCCTCGGCGATGGCGGTGGTCCTGCTCGTGCTGATCCTGCTGGTGACCTGGGTGCAGCGCCGGCTGGTGCCCGAGGACGAGGTGCGCGCATGA
- a CDS encoding Crp/Fnr family transcriptional regulator, translating into MLTGDGRFVVGSPRTTFPQGSFLSGLSQGPQEALLAMGTAREFEPDRVLFREGESTNHAFLLVDGCVKVTGTTPEGHLALLAVRVGGDLVGELAAMDGQPRVATVTTAGRVRARFLSQADFRRSLAGFSEIAIAVSSSVGVKLRWATRRRIDFGSREVRIRLARVLAELAGSYGIPSGEHIRIGVSLTQPELAALVGAAEPTVHRALAGLRRENIVETGYRRVCVCDRARLGEVADG; encoded by the coding sequence ATGCTGACCGGGGACGGGAGGTTCGTCGTGGGGAGTCCGAGGACGACGTTCCCGCAGGGTAGTTTCCTGTCGGGTTTGTCTCAGGGGCCGCAAGAAGCGCTGTTGGCGATGGGGACAGCGCGAGAGTTCGAGCCTGACAGGGTGCTCTTCCGAGAAGGAGAATCGACCAATCACGCGTTCCTCCTAGTCGATGGGTGCGTCAAGGTCACTGGGACCACCCCGGAAGGTCATCTCGCATTGCTGGCCGTCCGGGTCGGCGGTGACCTGGTCGGTGAACTGGCGGCGATGGACGGGCAGCCGCGAGTTGCCACGGTGACAACAGCCGGCCGAGTTCGGGCCCGTTTCCTCAGCCAGGCCGACTTTCGCCGGTCTCTCGCCGGCTTTTCCGAGATCGCCATCGCAGTGAGCAGCAGCGTGGGAGTCAAGCTCCGCTGGGCCACGCGCCGGCGGATCGATTTCGGCAGTCGCGAGGTCCGGATCCGCCTGGCCCGTGTCCTTGCTGAGCTGGCCGGAAGCTACGGGATTCCGTCCGGGGAGCATATCCGGATCGGGGTTTCTCTCACCCAGCCCGAACTCGCGGCACTGGTAGGCGCCGCCGAACCCACGGTGCACCGAGCCCTCGCAGGTTTGCGACGTGAGAACATCGTCGAAACCGGCTACCGGCGAGTCTGTGTGTGCGACCGAGCGCGACTCGGCGAGGTGGCTGACGGTTGA